A stretch of Nitrospiria bacterium DNA encodes these proteins:
- a CDS encoding bifunctional transaldolase/phosoglucose isomerase produces MRTAGQQRKTSSAGKEDRFSASLGPHENPIREALRSLDEQRFVERFFAKDDALWKPEPDARKTIAHRLGWLTVADTMAEQSDDLTAFARSVRASGFSHAVLLGMGGSSLGPAVLRNTFGVRPGYPDLQVLDSTDPATILRVEKAVDLPKTLFIAASKSGTTIEVDALYRYFHTKIKTVNPDQPGNQFIAITDPGTPLEVLARTERFRRTFLNPSDIGGRYSVLSYFGLVPGVLTGMDPAAFLDRAGRMIQRCGPEIPAEKNPGLSLGVILGEMAKAGRDKVTLITPPPIQNFGIWVEQLLAESTGKEGKGLIPVEGEAIGRPEVYGNDRLFVYLAVSSSPDRKLRQSLQALERAGHPVVRILIHDPLDLAGEFFRWEFATAVAGALLKVNPFDEPNVAESKENTRKVLDAFQKTRTFPKEEPFLEEGGMLLYGNSESIANGSLKEAVWNLLDRAGPGDYVALMAYLEASGANDSRLQTIRSAIRDRRRVATTLGYGPRFLHSTGQLHKGGPGRGLFIQITAEDDPDLPIPGEPYTFGILKKAQALGDFHSLSNRSRPVLRIHLGSDVEPGLKRLARALGSTRKR; encoded by the coding sequence ATGCGGACGGCCGGTCAACAACGTAAAACTTCATCCGCCGGGAAGGAAGATCGCTTTTCGGCCTCCCTGGGCCCCCACGAAAACCCGATCCGGGAAGCTCTGCGGTCGCTTGATGAACAACGGTTCGTGGAACGGTTCTTCGCCAAGGACGACGCGCTTTGGAAACCGGAGCCGGACGCGCGGAAGACAATCGCCCATCGCCTGGGATGGCTGACCGTCGCCGACACGATGGCCGAACAAAGCGACGACTTGACGGCGTTTGCACGGTCCGTCCGCGCATCGGGCTTCTCCCACGCCGTGCTTCTCGGAATGGGCGGAAGCAGCCTCGGACCCGCTGTGCTTCGAAACACCTTCGGCGTACGGCCCGGTTATCCGGACCTGCAGGTCCTCGACAGCACGGACCCGGCCACGATCCTCCGCGTCGAGAAGGCCGTCGACCTTCCAAAAACCCTTTTTATCGCGGCGAGCAAGTCGGGAACGACGATCGAGGTCGACGCCCTCTACCGTTATTTCCACACGAAAATAAAAACGGTCAACCCCGATCAACCCGGAAACCAATTCATCGCCATCACCGATCCCGGAACGCCGCTGGAGGTCCTCGCCCGGACCGAGCGGTTTCGAAGGACCTTTCTGAACCCGTCCGACATCGGGGGCCGTTACTCGGTGCTGTCGTACTTCGGACTGGTGCCGGGAGTTCTGACCGGTATGGATCCGGCGGCCTTTCTCGATCGGGCCGGGCGGATGATTCAACGGTGCGGGCCGGAAATTCCCGCGGAGAAAAATCCGGGATTGAGTCTGGGAGTCATTCTGGGCGAGATGGCCAAGGCCGGACGGGACAAGGTGACCTTGATCACCCCGCCCCCCATTCAAAACTTCGGCATCTGGGTCGAGCAACTGCTCGCCGAGAGCACCGGAAAGGAGGGGAAGGGGTTGATCCCGGTCGAAGGAGAAGCGATCGGCCGGCCGGAGGTCTACGGAAACGATCGTCTGTTCGTTTACCTGGCCGTCTCCTCTTCACCCGATCGAAAACTCCGTCAATCGCTTCAGGCTTTGGAGCGGGCGGGCCATCCGGTGGTGAGGATTCTTATCCATGACCCCTTGGATCTGGCGGGTGAATTTTTCCGGTGGGAGTTTGCGACCGCGGTCGCCGGCGCGCTCCTTAAGGTCAATCCCTTCGACGAGCCGAACGTGGCCGAAAGCAAGGAAAACACCCGTAAGGTTCTCGATGCCTTTCAGAAGACCCGAACGTTTCCAAAGGAAGAGCCGTTCCTTGAAGAAGGAGGGATGCTCCTTTACGGAAACTCGGAGAGCATCGCGAACGGCTCGTTGAAGGAGGCCGTCTGGAACTTGCTGGACCGCGCGGGGCCGGGCGATTACGTCGCGCTGATGGCGTATCTCGAGGCCTCCGGCGCGAACGATTCGCGGCTGCAGACGATCCGATCGGCCATTCGGGATCGGCGCCGGGTCGCCACCACGTTGGGTTACGGGCCCCGTTTCCTGCATTCGACGGGCCAGCTCCACAAAGGGGGCCCCGGCCGCGGCCTGTTCATCCAAATCACGGCGGAAGACGATCCGGATTTGCCGATCCCCGGCGAGCCCTACACCTTCGGCATCCTGAAAAAGGCCCAGGCGCTGGGCGATTTTCATTCGCTGTCGAACCGCAGCCGGCCCGTCCTGCGGATCCATCTCGGTTCCGACGTTGAACCGGGCCTGAAAAGGCTGGCACGCGCTCTGGGAAGCACTCGTAAACGGTAG
- a CDS encoding ATP-binding protein — MSAFKKISIKTKLLLLTITSVVAILFTSTYFTQKMIEKDAEDNLRQETVNVVREIDSSVATDYHGLTDMREINDDLLDMMTIHSDIERIDLFTFSPDGKLIPVTSKTTALHSPTVLSEEDIEKIKIDQILSKAERIGKVNYVDITSPIHLDGKVIGLIKMKMSRKEFDRMHNKERSQAFVITLLSVLLISGLFAVSMNRMIHRPIENLLRAMSRVKEGDLSVTIAPAAPDELGRLTASFNSMIRTIQQSAEANQALLDRIHTFNEELQNKIDAATDELQRRNDELTRANRSIYQMQKQLVHSNELAAIGQLAATVAHELGTPLHSVFGHLQLLLDEGGLTEDARRRLSIMRSQVERLINSIQRLLNTTRFPETDFDWIELNVVLEDLCVLFSPETTAKRISVVKEFDPNLHKLLASYSQIQGVFLNLIDNAIDELSGGGTLVIRTKQIGPPRDSPGRSGEDALEAEWVEVMVQDSGRGIPSDHLQKVFEPFFTSKEPGQGTGLGLSICQDVVQRHGGTIALESRLAEGSRFIVRLPVRKRG, encoded by the coding sequence ATGTCCGCATTTAAAAAAATCAGCATCAAGACCAAACTTCTTCTGCTGACAATTACCAGCGTGGTCGCGATCCTGTTCACCTCGACGTATTTCACCCAGAAAATGATCGAAAAAGACGCCGAGGACAACCTCCGGCAGGAGACCGTCAATGTTGTCCGCGAAATCGATTCGAGCGTGGCGACCGATTATCACGGCCTGACCGATATGCGTGAAATTAACGACGACCTTCTGGACATGATGACGATTCATTCGGACATCGAACGCATCGATCTGTTCACTTTTTCCCCGGACGGGAAGCTCATCCCGGTCACTTCAAAAACGACGGCCCTGCATTCCCCGACGGTCCTCTCCGAGGAGGATATCGAAAAAATAAAAATCGATCAGATCCTTTCCAAGGCGGAACGAATCGGTAAAGTGAATTATGTAGACATCACCTCTCCGATTCATCTCGATGGGAAGGTGATCGGTTTGATTAAGATGAAGATGTCTCGTAAAGAGTTCGACCGGATGCATAATAAGGAACGAAGCCAGGCCTTCGTCATCACGCTCCTCTCCGTTCTACTGATCAGCGGCCTCTTTGCGGTTTCCATGAACCGGATGATCCATCGCCCGATCGAAAACCTCCTGCGGGCGATGTCGAGAGTCAAAGAGGGAGATCTGTCGGTTACCATCGCGCCTGCGGCGCCGGACGAGCTGGGACGGCTGACGGCGAGCTTTAATTCGATGATCCGGACGATTCAACAGAGCGCCGAGGCCAATCAGGCCCTCCTCGACCGCATTCATACCTTCAACGAGGAGCTTCAGAATAAGATCGACGCGGCCACGGACGAACTTCAGAGGCGGAACGACGAGCTGACTCGCGCCAACCGATCGATCTACCAGATGCAGAAACAGCTGGTGCATTCCAACGAGCTGGCGGCCATCGGGCAGCTGGCCGCAACGGTGGCGCACGAGCTGGGAACGCCCCTGCATTCGGTCTTCGGCCACCTTCAGCTTCTTTTGGACGAGGGCGGGCTGACCGAGGACGCGCGGCGCCGCTTGTCCATCATGCGGTCCCAGGTCGAACGGCTGATCAACAGCATTCAGCGGCTGCTGAACACGACGCGTTTTCCCGAGACGGATTTCGACTGGATCGAGCTGAACGTGGTCCTTGAAGATCTCTGTGTTCTGTTTTCGCCCGAGACGACGGCCAAGCGGATTTCGGTCGTCAAGGAATTCGATCCCAACCTGCACAAGCTCCTGGCCAGCTACAGCCAGATCCAGGGCGTTTTTCTGAACCTGATCGACAATGCGATCGACGAATTATCCGGCGGCGGAACCCTGGTGATTCGAACGAAGCAGATCGGTCCTCCCCGGGATTCCCCGGGCCGATCCGGGGAAGATGCGCTCGAGGCCGAATGGGTCGAGGTCATGGTCCAGGACAGCGGGAGGGGAATCCCGTCGGATCATCTTCAAAAAGTCTTCGAGCCCTTTTTCACCTCCAAGGAGCCCGGACAGGGAACCGGCCTGGGTTTGTCGATTTGTCAGGACGTGGTTCAGCGCCACGGCGGGACGATCGCCTTGGAAAGCCGATTGGCCGAGGGAAGCCGGTTTATCGTGAGGCTTCCGGTGAGAAAGCGAGGTTAA
- the yedA gene encoding drug/metabolite exporter YedA, whose protein sequence is MDRKAPAGRPSHLKVAAAFAAVYLIWGSTFLAIRFAIETLPPFLMAGFRFAVAGAVLYGWARLTGAKRPVRIHWAAATVIGGLLISAGNGAVVWAEQRVPSGLASLLIATVPIWMVLMDWIWWSHARPSPWVATGLGLGLAGMALLVGPEKLSGIHRIDPAGAVVLILGGVAWAAGSLYSLRAPLPESGLLATAMEMLTGGVLLFLAGLATGEAAVLQLSAVSARSALSLVYLIVFGSLVGFTAYIWLLNATTPARASTYAYVNPVVAVTLGRIWGGEPISTQILLAAAIIVAAVAVITTDRARKTVAGKGSGDPQGGRLR, encoded by the coding sequence ATGGATCGAAAAGCTCCGGCGGGACGGCCGTCCCATCTCAAGGTCGCCGCCGCGTTCGCGGCCGTCTACCTGATCTGGGGGTCGACGTTTCTGGCGATTCGGTTCGCGATCGAGACGCTGCCGCCCTTCCTGATGGCCGGCTTCCGCTTCGCGGTGGCGGGTGCGGTGTTGTACGGCTGGGCCCGGCTGACCGGCGCGAAACGGCCGGTCCGCATTCACTGGGCCGCCGCGACCGTGATCGGCGGCCTGCTCATCTCGGCCGGAAACGGCGCGGTGGTCTGGGCGGAGCAACGGGTTCCCTCCGGGCTGGCGTCGTTGTTGATCGCGACCGTGCCGATCTGGATGGTCCTCATGGACTGGATTTGGTGGAGCCATGCCCGGCCGAGCCCGTGGGTGGCGACCGGGCTGGGATTGGGGCTTGCGGGGATGGCGTTGCTGGTCGGACCGGAGAAGCTGTCCGGCATCCATCGGATCGATCCGGCGGGGGCGGTCGTGCTGATCCTGGGAGGCGTGGCCTGGGCGGCCGGCTCCCTCTACTCCCTGCGCGCGCCGCTGCCGGAGTCAGGGCTTCTCGCCACCGCCATGGAGATGCTGACGGGCGGCGTGCTGCTCTTCCTGGCCGGGCTGGCGACGGGCGAAGCCGCCGTGCTGCAGTTGAGCGCCGTTTCCGCGCGCTCGGCCCTATCGCTGGTCTATCTGATCGTCTTCGGCTCGCTCGTGGGGTTCACGGCCTATATCTGGCTGCTGAACGCGACCACGCCCGCGCGCGCCTCGACCTACGCCTATGTCAACCCCGTCGTGGCGGTTACCCTCGGCCGGATCTGGGGGGGCGAACCGATCTCCACCCAAATCCTGTTGGCCGCCGCGATCATCGTGGCCGCCGTGGCCGTGATCACGACCGATCGGGCGAGAAAGACGGTGGCGGGAAAAGGATCGGGCGATCCGCAGGGCGGCCGATTACGATGA
- a CDS encoding MtnX-like HAD-IB family phosphatase — MKIKIFCDFDGTITRQDTTDAVLETFARPEYKDWERKWEEGTLSARECMRQQTRLIQAGPETLRSFLIRQPIDPGIHVLKKECVKNGASLVIVSDGIDFLMKAVLRVNGLDHLPHYSNRLHWEEDGRPTLTFPYGDAVCQGGCGVCKCRLLEQDGRQEFLTVYIGDGLSDRCVVHRADRVFAKKRLRAYCMAKGIVHDSFETLTEVARALFGEPSRLKPAIQEKR; from the coding sequence ATGAAAATCAAGATATTTTGTGATTTCGACGGGACGATTACGCGGCAGGACACAACCGACGCCGTTCTGGAGACGTTTGCCCGACCCGAATACAAGGATTGGGAGCGGAAGTGGGAGGAAGGAACCCTTTCGGCGCGGGAATGCATGCGACAGCAAACCCGGCTCATTCAGGCCGGCCCGGAAACGCTCCGCTCTTTTCTAATCCGTCAGCCGATCGATCCGGGGATCCACGTTCTGAAAAAGGAATGCGTCAAGAACGGCGCATCGCTGGTGATCGTGAGCGACGGGATCGATTTTCTGATGAAGGCCGTTTTGCGCGTCAACGGACTGGACCACCTTCCCCATTATTCAAACCGGCTCCATTGGGAGGAGGACGGGCGGCCTACCCTCACATTCCCGTACGGCGATGCCGTTTGTCAGGGGGGCTGCGGGGTATGTAAATGCCGGCTGCTTGAACAGGACGGGCGTCAAGAGTTCCTGACCGTCTACATCGGCGACGGTCTTTCCGATCGCTGTGTTGTTCACCGGGCCGACCGGGTCTTCGCCAAAAAACGGCTTCGGGCCTACTGCATGGCCAAGGGGATTGTTCACGATTCCTTCGAAACCTTAACCGAAGTGGCGCGCGCGTTGTTTGGGGAACCGTCCAGGCTAAAGCCGGCCATTCAGGAGAAACGATGA
- a CDS encoding putative nucleotidyltransferase substrate binding domain-containing protein, whose protein sequence is MASLNPKDLLLAPRLDAGQAASLLRPYGLKETAKADANLQAMGDDPRARHLLAEILEELLACLARSVDPDQALNYFERFAKASINRIHLFSYLKESPRVLELLAVVFGGSPFMAEILIRDPVFLYWVSDPRILDHERKKRELTRDLADALKHLKTEPKRLDVLRIFKRKEILRIGVRDLLKRTSVEETGAALSVLAEVLIQKAYEISERVMRREHGVPVHAGPSGKRVRTAFTVLAMGKLGGGELNFSSDVDLVYLYASDREGISRGRTSARAGALTKEEYFKRLSQKITSALGDVTPEGYVYRVDLRLRPEGKMGSLAHSLRAFERYYAARGETWERLALTKAWPVAGARSLGMNFLKRVASFIHGRPFDRKARSEVKRIKERIDQKMSVRGQSRRDVKLGFGGIREIEFIVQSLQASFGKRFPKIRERNTLKALRRLRDHGLLSREEHRDLSAAYRFLRDVENKLQMVSDVQTHAIPVESEDVRACALRMGYRDAGPGPDAAVDRFLKDYRDHAGRVHRTFEAVFDASGSSRFR, encoded by the coding sequence ATGGCTTCATTGAACCCAAAAGATCTTCTCTTGGCCCCTCGGTTGGACGCCGGGCAGGCGGCTTCGCTGCTGCGCCCGTACGGTTTGAAGGAAACGGCGAAGGCCGACGCCAATCTGCAGGCGATGGGGGACGATCCCCGGGCGCGCCACCTCCTGGCCGAGATCCTCGAAGAACTCCTGGCCTGCCTCGCCCGTTCCGTCGATCCGGATCAGGCCCTCAATTATTTTGAACGCTTCGCCAAGGCGTCGATCAACAGGATCCATCTGTTCTCATATCTGAAAGAATCCCCGAGGGTCCTGGAGTTGCTGGCCGTGGTGTTCGGCGGAAGCCCGTTCATGGCCGAGATCCTGATCCGGGATCCGGTTTTTCTGTACTGGGTTTCGGACCCCCGCATCCTGGATCACGAACGGAAAAAAAGGGAGTTGACCCGGGACCTCGCGGACGCCCTGAAACATCTGAAGACCGAGCCCAAGCGGCTCGACGTCCTTCGGATCTTTAAACGGAAGGAGATCCTTCGGATCGGCGTCCGGGATCTGCTCAAACGGACCTCCGTCGAGGAGACCGGCGCGGCCCTCTCGGTTTTGGCCGAAGTCCTGATCCAGAAGGCGTACGAGATTTCGGAGCGGGTGATGCGACGCGAGCACGGGGTCCCCGTGCACGCGGGTCCGTCCGGGAAGCGGGTCCGGACGGCCTTCACGGTCCTGGCGATGGGGAAGCTGGGCGGCGGCGAGCTGAATTTCAGTTCGGACGTCGACCTGGTGTATCTCTACGCGTCGGATCGGGAGGGAATATCCCGCGGGAGGACTTCGGCCCGGGCCGGGGCCCTTACCAAGGAAGAGTACTTCAAACGGCTTTCGCAAAAAATCACGTCGGCGCTGGGCGACGTCACTCCGGAAGGCTATGTCTATCGCGTCGACCTGCGGCTCCGTCCCGAGGGAAAGATGGGAAGCCTTGCCCATTCCCTGAGGGCCTTCGAACGCTATTACGCCGCGCGCGGAGAAACCTGGGAACGGCTGGCCTTGACCAAGGCCTGGCCCGTGGCGGGCGCCCGTTCCCTGGGGATGAACTTTCTGAAACGGGTGGCCTCCTTTATCCACGGCCGGCCCTTCGACCGGAAAGCTCGGAGCGAGGTCAAACGAATCAAGGAGCGCATCGATCAGAAAATGTCCGTGCGAGGACAGAGCCGCCGGGACGTCAAATTGGGGTTCGGCGGCATCCGGGAAATCGAATTCATCGTTCAATCGCTGCAGGCCTCGTTCGGGAAACGATTTCCGAAGATCCGGGAACGGAACACGTTGAAGGCCCTGCGGCGCTTGCGGGATCACGGGCTTCTCTCAAGGGAGGAGCATCGCGACCTTTCGGCGGCCTATCGGTTTCTGCGGGATGTGGAGAACAAACTCCAGATGGTTTCGGACGTCCAGACCCACGCCATTCCCGTCGAGTCGGAAGACGTCCGGGCCTGCGCCCTGCGGATGGGTTATCGGGACGCCGGTCCGGGTCCGGACGCGGCCGTCGATCGCTTTCTCAAGGACTATCGGGATCACGCCGGACGGGTCCATCGAACCTTTGAAGCGGTCTTTGACGCTTCGGGATCCTCCCGCTTCCGTTAA
- a CDS encoding Slp family lipoprotein, whose amino-acid sequence MRYPFIMTWLATSLLIGGCVNYYAIPESFDKQIDRSVTFADLKRDPEAYKGKVLALGGVVLRAKNLKDGTQIEVLQLPLDSSDRPDYPLEASQGRFMILDPEHHDPAVLKDRRITVVAEIVGKKVDLIDEFEYTFPYASARFVYIWSERRGYGYSSPYDYYSYPYYYYYPDPFLYGYSYGYPPWYFGAPFIGPPSAPQPGRRFDGPSGQESPPPESPGGGSRRSFGDKKN is encoded by the coding sequence ATGCGATACCCGTTCATCATGACATGGCTCGCGACTTCCCTGCTGATCGGGGGTTGCGTGAATTACTACGCGATCCCGGAGTCGTTCGATAAACAGATCGACCGATCCGTCACGTTCGCCGACCTCAAGCGGGATCCCGAAGCGTACAAAGGAAAGGTCCTGGCTCTGGGGGGCGTGGTGCTTCGCGCCAAAAATTTGAAGGACGGCACGCAGATCGAGGTTCTCCAACTTCCGCTGGACAGTTCGGATCGGCCGGACTATCCCCTGGAGGCCTCGCAGGGACGTTTTATGATTTTAGATCCGGAACACCATGATCCCGCCGTTTTGAAGGATCGTCGGATCACCGTCGTGGCCGAAATCGTCGGGAAAAAAGTCGACCTGATCGATGAGTTTGAATACACTTTCCCGTATGCGTCGGCCCGCTTTGTCTACATCTGGTCGGAGCGAAGAGGGTATGGTTATTCTTCTCCCTACGATTATTACTCCTACCCGTATTACTATTATTATCCGGATCCCTTCCTCTATGGCTATTCCTATGGATACCCCCCTTGGTACTTTGGCGCCCCCTTCATCGGTCCGCCGTCCGCTCCGCAACCCGGTCGCCGGTTTGACGGGCCATCGGGACAGGAGTCACCACCCCCCGAAAGTCCGGGCGGTGGATCGAGGAGGAGTTTCGGCGACAAGAAAAACTGA
- a CDS encoding sigma-54 dependent transcriptional regulator has translation MVAPSQILVVDDDAVAADLLREVLTKEGYRVQTTTQGSEAIRMGTHAPFDMVITDLKMPDVGGLEVVRALRRKSPETIMIVITAFGSFETAIEAIQNGAYDYISKPFKIEDVKVTVQRALNQQRLIRENLFLPTEASEDLPLETVIGNSPKMLEIYKLVARVASTDTTVLIQGESGTGKELIARAIHNHSRRAEKPYVAVNCAALPEGLLETELFGHTKGAFTGAWTNKKGLFLEAEGGTCFLDEIGDITPSLQAKLLRVLQKHEVRPVGGGETIRVDVRILAATNKDLATLVQAGRFREDAFYRLHVVTINLPPLREHPEDIPLLANHFIKIACQRAKKSVSGISKEAMEILTQYHWPGNIRQLENVIERAVTLTTNNVLTPSDISDDLHPKEPARVPSSSDAMVTLEEMKRRYVEQILDQTGGNQSKAAEVLGINRKTLYRFSKRRESKNGNA, from the coding sequence ATGGTCGCACCTTCACAAATCCTTGTCGTGGATGACGACGCGGTCGCGGCGGACCTTCTCCGGGAGGTCCTGACGAAGGAGGGGTATCGAGTCCAAACGACCACGCAAGGCTCGGAAGCCATCCGGATGGGGACACACGCTCCCTTTGACATGGTGATCACGGATCTGAAGATGCCGGATGTCGGCGGACTCGAAGTGGTCCGGGCGTTACGGCGGAAAAGCCCCGAGACGATCATGATCGTCATCACGGCCTTCGGCTCCTTTGAGACGGCGATTGAAGCCATCCAAAACGGCGCGTACGACTATATCAGCAAGCCGTTTAAGATCGAAGATGTCAAGGTCACGGTTCAACGGGCCTTGAATCAGCAGCGGCTCATTCGGGAAAACCTCTTTCTTCCGACCGAAGCCTCGGAGGATCTTCCGCTCGAAACCGTCATCGGCAACAGCCCGAAGATGCTTGAGATCTACAAACTGGTGGCCCGGGTCGCCTCCACCGACACGACCGTCCTGATTCAGGGCGAGAGCGGAACCGGAAAGGAGTTGATCGCCCGGGCCATTCACAACCACAGCCGCCGGGCCGAGAAGCCGTATGTCGCCGTCAACTGCGCCGCGCTTCCGGAGGGCCTTCTGGAAACCGAGCTGTTCGGCCACACCAAGGGCGCGTTCACCGGCGCCTGGACGAATAAAAAAGGGCTATTTCTTGAAGCGGAAGGAGGCACCTGCTTTCTGGACGAGATCGGGGATATCACGCCTTCCCTTCAGGCCAAGTTGTTGCGCGTATTGCAAAAGCATGAGGTCCGCCCGGTGGGCGGAGGGGAAACGATCCGGGTGGATGTACGGATCCTGGCCGCAACCAATAAGGACCTGGCGACGCTGGTGCAGGCCGGGCGTTTCCGGGAGGACGCCTTTTATCGGCTTCATGTCGTGACGATCAATCTTCCCCCGCTGCGGGAGCACCCGGAGGACATTCCGCTTCTCGCAAACCATTTCATCAAGATAGCCTGTCAGCGCGCCAAGAAGAGCGTCTCGGGGATTTCCAAAGAGGCCATGGAGATCCTGACGCAGTATCATTGGCCGGGAAATATCCGCCAGTTGGAAAACGTCATCGAGCGCGCGGTGACGCTCACGACCAATAACGTGTTGACGCCCTCCGATATTTCCGATGATCTGCATCCGAAAGAACCGGCCCGCGTCCCCTCTTCCTCCGATGCCATGGTGACCTTGGAAGAAATGAAACGGCGGTATGTCGAGCAGATTCTTGATCAGACCGGCGGGAACCAAAGCAAGGCGGCCGAGGTGCTGGGGATCAATCGCAAGACCTTGTATCGGTTCAGCAAGCGCCGTGAATCCAAGAACGGTAACGCTTGA
- the gnd gene encoding decarboxylating 6-phosphogluconate dehydrogenase: MQLGFIGLGKMGANMTQRLLKGGHQLTVNDIDPESIRRLAASGAHGAATIEELAGSLSPPRAVWIMVPSGEPTEKTIAALVPALSRGDVVIDGGNSYYRDSVRRAARLKEEGLAFVDVGTSGGVWGLTEGYSLMIGGEPSTVRRLRPVFETLAPAPNKGWGHVGPHGAGHFVKMVHNGIEYGLMQAYAEGFAIMAAKKDFGLDLHAVAETWRHGSVVRSWLLDLTADALSKDPTLETIKPWVADSGEGRWTLLEALDLDVSAPVITESVLRRLRSREDAPFADKLLAALRQAFGGHDLRKE, translated from the coding sequence ATGCAATTGGGATTCATCGGGCTCGGCAAGATGGGCGCCAACATGACCCAACGCCTGTTGAAGGGCGGACATCAACTGACGGTGAACGACATCGACCCGGAATCGATTCGGCGTCTGGCCGCGTCGGGCGCGCACGGGGCCGCCACGATCGAGGAACTCGCCGGCTCTCTTTCGCCGCCCCGGGCAGTCTGGATCATGGTCCCTTCCGGCGAGCCGACCGAAAAAACGATCGCGGCCCTCGTCCCCGCACTCTCGCGCGGCGACGTGGTGATCGACGGCGGGAACTCCTACTATCGGGACTCCGTGCGGCGGGCCGCCCGGCTCAAAGAAGAAGGACTGGCGTTCGTGGACGTCGGCACCAGCGGCGGCGTCTGGGGATTGACGGAGGGCTACAGCCTCATGATCGGGGGAGAGCCGTCGACGGTCCGTCGGCTGCGGCCGGTTTTCGAAACGCTCGCGCCGGCCCCGAACAAGGGCTGGGGGCATGTCGGACCTCATGGCGCCGGACATTTTGTAAAAATGGTGCATAACGGAATCGAGTACGGACTGATGCAGGCCTACGCCGAGGGATTCGCGATCATGGCGGCCAAAAAGGACTTCGGGCTGGACCTCCACGCCGTCGCCGAGACCTGGCGCCACGGAAGCGTCGTGCGCTCCTGGCTTCTCGACCTGACGGCCGACGCGCTTTCAAAGGACCCGACCCTCGAAACGATCAAACCCTGGGTCGCGGATTCCGGGGAAGGACGCTGGACGCTCCTGGAGGCGCTCGACCTCGATGTTTCGGCCCCCGTCATCACCGAGTCCGTCCTTCGCCGGCTGCGTTCACGGGAAGACGCGCCCTTCGCCGACAAGTTGCTCGCGGCCCTGCGCCAAGCCTTCGGCGGGCACGACCTCAGGAAGGAGTAA